The Danio rerio strain Tuebingen ecotype United States chromosome 1, GRCz12tu, whole genome shotgun sequence genome includes a region encoding these proteins:
- the mfap4.7 gene encoding microfibril-associated glycoprotein 4-like: MAMTVFVVALLSVFTASVVSGFKPFDCSEIYKSGQTGSGIYSIYPAGDTPVWVYCEMVSRMMDGFNGGWTVFQRRMDGSINFYQPWEEYKKGFGTTEGEYWLGLENLYQLTRQKKFMLKVDLEDFTGRRGFAQYSSFSVGSEAEGYKLQVSAFTDGGAGDSLAYHNQMKFSTFDKDQDNSVKNCAKLNLGAFWYRDCHHTNPNGVYLWGEDATIFGIGNVWYAWTNKYATGLKSITMKIKPVS; encoded by the exons ATGGCA ATGACGGTGTTCGTCGTGGCTCTGCTTTCTGTTTTCACGGCGTCTGTTGTCTCTGGATTTAAGCCGTTTGACTGTTCTGAAATCTACAAATCAGGACAAACAGGCAGTGGGATTTACTCCATCTATCCAGCCGGCGACACTCCTGTCTGGGTTTACTGTGAGATGGTCtctagaatgatggatggattcaATGGAGGATGGACG GTGTTTCAGAGACGAATGGACGGCAGCATTAACTTCTATCAGCCTTGGGAAGAGTATAAGAAAGGATTCGGGACCACCGAGGGCGAATACTGGCTGG GGCTGGAGAACCTCTACCAGCTGACACGCCAAAAGAAGTTCATGCTGAAAGTGGATCTGGAGGACTTTACTGGAAGGAGAGGTTTCGCTCAGTACTCGTCCTTCTCTGTGGGTTCTGAAGCTGAAGGATATAAACTGCAGGTCTCTGCTTTCACTGATGGAGGAGCAG GTGACTCTCTGGCCTACCACAATCAAATGAAGTTCAGCACCTTTGACAAGGACCAAGACAACAGTGTAAAGAACTGCGCCAAACTTAATCTCGGGGCCTTTTGGTACAGGGACTGTCACCATACAAACCCCAATGGTGTTTACTTGTGGGGAGAAGATGCCACCATTTTTGGCATTGGAAATGTTTGGTATGCCTGGACAAACAAATATGCCACTGGATTGAAATCCATCACCATGAAGATCAAACCTGTGTCTTAA
- the gpr108 gene encoding protein GPR108, with protein sequence MRRMMMMNLFGFMLLILTVSESSARIHQLKLQNETRFIVHLNTFGYFANGFLEVQLLSLNLPLENSDSGDKVGFSLTRTRVNGLLSYTAEEVEECRLTKTKSEDELILFIDTKNLKVNVKHLVDSDIRLEPLTTGGEKARRRRADPVSKDEKVETEDAEQKETAEKEEIKGIAPLSSIANKQVESVNTSTLELQQQGESYHFSFRVIMGSSSQGLFNLNFHNCWNMRPVVTRPYSLHVNITERNPEGYLSATEIPLPRLYISMAGIFFMAAVVWTYTLLKHRYSVFKIHWLMAALAYTKAVSLLFHSINYYFINSDGYPIEGLAVMYYITHLLKGALLFITLALIGTGFAFVKYILSDKEKKIFMIVIPLQVLANVAYIIIEETEEGSSEYALWREILFLVDLICCGAVLFPVVWSIRHLQEASNTDGKAAINLEKLKLFRQYYVMIVCYIYFTRIIALVLKVMVPFQWQWCQELLVEVSTLIFFVLTGFKFRPASNNPYLQLPQDEEDLEMDEVVTESGVLEGIHKVKKTSNGRERQREVAL encoded by the exons atgaggaggatgatgatgatgaatctGTTCGGTTTTATGCTTTTAATACTGACGGTGTCGGAAAGCAGCGCGAGGATCCATCAGCTCAAACTGCAG AATGAGACGCGGTTTATTGTCCATTTAAACACCTTTGGTTATTTTGCTAACGGCTTTCTGGAAGTCCAGCTGCTTTCTCTGAACCTTCCCCTGGAAAACAGCGACTCTGGCGACAAA GTGGGCTTCAGTTTGACACGGACCCGAGTGAACGGACTCCTGTCCTACACA GCTGAGGAGGTGGAGGAGTGCAGACTGACCAAGACCAAGAGTGAAGATGAGCTCATACTCTTCATCGACACCAAGAACCTGAA gGTGAACGTCAAACACTTAGTTGATTCTGACATCCGGCTGGAGCCCCTGACCACAGGTGGAgagaaag CACGGAGGAGAAGAGCAGATCCAGTCAGCAAAGATGAGAAAGTAGAAACTGAAGATGCCGAACAGAAGGAAACTGCGGAGAAAGAGGAGATCAAAGGCATCGCTCCGCTCAGCAGCATCGCCAacaagcag GTGGAGAGTGTGAACACGTCAACACTGGAGCTGCAGCAGCAGGGGGAGTCCTACCACTTCAGc ttccGCGTCATCATGGGCTCGAGTTCGCAAGGCCTTTTTAACCTGAACTTTCACAACTGCTGGAACATGAGGCCGGTGGTCACCAGACCCTACTCTCTGCac gtgaaTATCACAGAGAGGAATCCTGAAGGTTACCTGTCTGCCACTGAGATTCCTCTGCCGCGTCTCTACATCTCCATGGCAGGAATCTTCTTCATGGCTGCGGTGGTGTGGACATACACACTGCTGaaacacag gtaCAGTGTGTTCAAAATCCACTGGCTGATGGCGGCTCTGGCCTACACTAAAGCTGTGTCTCTACTCTTTCACAGT ATCAACTATTACTTCATTAACTCTGATGGTTACCCGATTGAAGGATTGGCTGTCATGTACTACATCACACACTT gctgAAAGGTGCTCTGCTGTTCATCACTCTGGCTCTCATCGGCACCGGCTTCGCCTTCGTTAAATACATCCTCTCAGACAAAGAGAAGAAGATCTTCATGATCGTCATCcctctgcag gtTCTGGCGAATGTGGCCTACATCATCATTGAGGAGACAGAGGAAGGCTCCAGTGAGTACGCTCTGTGGAGGGAGATCCTGTTCCTGGTGGACCTGATCTGCTGCGGAGCTGTGCTGTTCCCCGtcgtctg GTCCATCCGGCATCTGCAGGAGGCCTCCAACACGGATGGAAAag CTGCCATTAACCTGGAGAAGCTGAAGCTCTTCAGGCAGTATTATGTGATG ATCGTGTGTTATATCTACTTCACGCGCATCATTGCTTTAGTGCTGAAGGTCATGGTGCCGTTCCAGTGGCAGTGGTGTCAAGAG TTGTTAGTGGAGGTTTCTACTTTGATTTTCTTTGTCTTGACGGGATTCAAGTTCCGACCGGCGTCCAATAATCCGTACCTGCAGCTGCCTCAGGACGAGGAGGACCTGGAGATGGATGAAGT TGTAACCGAGTCGGGAGTGTTGGAGGGAATCCACAAGGTGAAGAAAACGTCTAAcggcagagagagacagagagaggtcGCACTGTGA
- the soul5l gene encoding heme-binding protein 2, with protein MCVCAATLLCVLALSSVASGSVGLSNSSSFCSESKECLQFDLICRTAEYEVRHYSATRWVSTDAEAYFLGVGAAMAFRRLYHYINGDNKEGVKFEMMAPVLVEVPEEVKMWEPAIYTLSFLLPSAYQEHPPTPTNDKLYFSDMADMDVYVRSYGGWMLSITSRVHAHLLTRALIRADAHFNNTHHYAVGYDSPLKLLNRHNEVWFVVEGEPVCEQ; from the exons AT gtgtgtgtgtgctgcgaCTCTGCTGTGTGTGTTGGCTCTGAGCTCTGTGGCCAGCGGCAGCGTCGG CCTCAGTAACTCCAGTAGTTTCTGCTCTGAGTCTAAGGAATGTCTTCAGTTCGATCTGATCTGCAGGACGGCCGAGTACGAG GTGCGTCATTATTCAGCCACGCGATGGGTCTCCACTGATGCTGAGGCCTATTTTCTGGGGGTCGGAGCTGCCATGGCCTTCAGACGACTCTATCATTATATAAACGGAGACAATAAAGAAG GTGTGAAGTTTGAGATGATGGCTCCGGTGCTCGTTGAAGTTCCAGAGGAAGTTAAGATGTGGGAACCGGCGATCTACACCCTCAGCTTCCTGTTGCCGTCAGCCTATCAGGAGCATCCACCCACACCGACCAATGACAAG ctgTATTTCTCTGATATGGCCGACATGGACGTGTACGTGAGGAGTTATGGCGGCTGGATGCTGTCAATCACCTCTCGAGTCCACGCCCACCTGCTGACCCGAGCACTGATCAGAGCCGACGCCCACTTCAATAACACACACCATTACGCTGTGGGCTACGAcag tccgCTGAAGCTGTTGAACAGGCATAATGAGGTTTGGTTCGTGGTTGAAGGAGAGCCGGTGTGTGAACAGTAG
- the wu:fk65c09 gene encoding keratin, type I cytoskeletal 19, whose protein sequence is MVLSRSQQLSGRSLASAVTHSRGPVSFSSFGNQSMVAGALKSGSGMGFGSGASLGFGSGASLGFGSGSGMGFGSGSGMGFGSGSGLGFGSGGGLGFGSGFGAGFGSHLRTVGGGVSNVSGSSISASFRSDRGSFAGAVSNIVNEKKQLQTLNDRLASYLEKVKRLETTNHELNEKLRAFTSNRVQSSFDLEPYELQIRPLREQLLLLIQEHTRIGLAVDNAKLAAEDFRMKFETELAMVQSVEGDIAGLRSLKQEYDATNAALQTELTALGQERSAIRDAHQQEMVSLRGQMAGTVTVDVKEIESADLSRVIAEIRSEYETAIEKNRKEAEHWYTKQMEQKQAETELITETTVSGSSEITDSRKQTMSLQTQLDAALMQKGSLDQRALEVQAQYQTQLQSLAHLAAGLEEELSSVRESAIQQSRDYQQLLSTKVQLESEIHTYKQLLAAAGDMRVALVPSNTHSAKLKLVDGGAAAASSGAVGGVTVSVSTSSDVKSTGSLAASVGGAVADAALSVGGATADAVLSVGGATADAVLSVGGATVDSVMSSGSVSSSVTLSSSSVLP, encoded by the exons ATGGTGCTCTCCAGATCCCAGCAGTTATCCGGCAGGTCCCTGGCCTCGGCCGTCACCCATTCTCGAGGGCCTGTAAGTTTCTCCAGCTTCGGAAATCAGTCGATGGTGGCCGGGGCTCTGAAGAGCGGCTCCGGAATGGGCTTCGGATCTGGAGCCAGTCTGGGCTTCGGGTCTGGAGCCAGTCTGGGCTTTGGTTCTGGCTCCGGAATGGGCTTCGGTTCTGGCTCCGGAATGGGCTTCGGTTCTGGCTCCGGATTAGGCTTTGGTTCTGGAGGTGGTTTAGGCTTTGGATCTGGTTTTGGAGCAGGTTTTGGTTCTCACCTGAGGACGGTTGGTGGCGGAGTCTCAAACGTATCCGGGAGCTCCATCAGTGCCTCCTTCag GTCAGATAGAGGTTCGTTCGCCGGAGCCGTTTCCAACATCGTGAATGAGAAAAAGCAGCTGCAGACCCTGAACGACCGTCTGGCCTCGTACCTGGAGAAGGTGAAGCGTCTGGAGACGACCAACCACGAGCTGAACGAGAAGCTCCGCGCCTTCACTTCTAACCGAGTGCAGAGCAGCTTCGACCTGGAGCCGTACGAGCTGCAGATCCGGCCTCTGCGGGAGCAG CTTCTGCTTCTCATTCAGGAGCACACCCGCATCGGGTTAGCCGTGGACAACGCCAAACTGGCTGCAGAAGACTTCAGGATGAA ATTTGAGACGGAGCTGGCGATGGTTCAGTCAGTAGAGGGCGATATTGCAGGCCTGCGGAGCCTGAAGCAGGAGTACGACGCCACCAATGCAGCGCTGCAGACGGAGCTGACGGCCCTCGGGCAGGAGCGCAGCGCCATCAGAGACGCACACCAGCAG GAGATGGTGTCTCTGCGGGGTCAGATGGCGGGAACGGTGACGGTGGATGTGAAGGAGATCGAGAGCGCTGACCTGTCGCGGGTGATAGCCGAGATCCGCTCCGAGTACGAGACGGCCATCGAGAAGAATCGCAAAGAGGCGGAGCACTGGTACACCAAACAg ATGGAGCAGAAGCAGGCGGAGACGGAGCTGATCACAGAGACCACGGTCAGCGGCAGCTCCGAGATCACCGACAGCAGAAAACAGACCATGAGCCTGCAGACACAGCTGGACGCCGCACTcatgcag aagggCAGTCTGGATCAGCGTGCGCTGGAGGTCCAGGCTCAGTATCAGACCCAGCTGCAGTCTCTGGCTCACCTGGCTGCGGGTCTGGAGGAGGAGCTGTCCTCGGTGCGGGAGAGCGCCATCCAGCAGAGCCGAGACTACCAGCAGCTGCTCAGCACCAAAGTCCAGCTGGAGAGCGAGATACACACCTACAAACAGCTGCTGGCGGCCGCCGGAGACATGCGGGTGGCGCTGGTGCCGTCCAACACACACTCCGCGAAGCTGAAGCTGGTGGACGGAGGAGCGGCTGCAGCATCATCAG GTGCAGTGGGCGGAGTCACCGTCTCAGTCTCCACCTCTTCTGATGTCAAGTCCACTGGCTCATTGGCGGCTTCAGTGGGCGGGGCTGTAGCTGATGCAGCGCTGTCAGTGGGTGGAGCAACAGCGGATGCGGTGCTGTCAGTGGGCGGAGCAACAGCAGATGCAGTGCTGTCAGTGGGCGGAGCAACAGTGGATTCAGTGATGTCATCAGGCAGTGTGTCCTCCAGCGTGACCTTGAGCTCCTCATCAGTCTTACCATGA
- the mfap4.11 gene encoding microfibril-associated glycoprotein 4, which yields MAMTVFVVALLSVFTASVVSGFKPFDCSEIYKSGQTVSGVYSIYPAGDTPVWVYCQMISDGKDEENGGWTVFQRRMDGRINFYQPWEVYKRGFGTTEGEYWLGLENLYQLTRHKKFMLRVDLEDFEGRKVFAQYSSFSVGSEAEGYKLQVSGFTDGGAGDSLSAHNDRKFSTLDKDQDLYEKNCARYFLGGFWYTVGCHYTNPNGMYLWGEHNTRYAIGVVWSTWKNSFTLSMKTFLMKIKPVS from the exons ATGGCA ATGACGGTGTTCGTCGTGGCTCTGCTTTCTGTTTTCACGGCGTCTGTTGTCTCTGGGTTCAAGCCGTTCGACTGTTCTGAAATCTACAAATCAGGACAAACAGTCAGTGGGGTTTACTCCATCTATCCAGCCGGTGACACTCCTGTCTGGGTTTACTGTCAGATGATTTCAGATGGGAAAGATGAAGAGAATGGAGGATGGACG GTGTTTCAGAGACGAATGGACGGCAGGATTAACTTCTATCAGCCATGGGAAGTGTACAAGAGAGGATTCGGGACCACCGAGGGCGAATACTGGCTGG ggcTGGAGAACCTCTACCAGCTGACACGCCACAAGAAGTTCATGCTGAGAGTGGATCTGGAGGACTTTGAAGGAAGGAAAGTTTTCGCTCAGTACTCGTCCTTCTCTGTGGGTTCTGAAGCTGAAGGGTATAAACTGCAGGTCTCTGGATTCACTGATGGAGGAGCAG GCGACTCTTTATCCGCCCATAATGATCGGAAGTTCAGCACTCTTGACAAAGACCAAGACCTCTATGAAAAGAACTGCGCCAGATATTTCCTTGGGGGATTTTGGTATACAGTAGGCTGTCACTATACAAACCCAAATGGGATGTATTTATGGGGAGAACACAACACACGTTACGCTATTGGAGTGGTTTGGTCAACCTGGAAGAATAGTTTCACTCTCAGCATGAAAACCTTCCTCATGAAGATCAAGCCTGTGTCTTAA
- the mfap4.10 gene encoding uncharacterized protein LOC100537823 precursor yields MITVFVVALLSVFTMSVVSVCDGFKPFDCSEIYKSGQTGSGIYSIYPAGNTPVWVYCQMISEGKVQDNGGWTVFQRRLDGRINFYQPWEEYKRGFGTTEGEYWLGLENLYQLTRHKNYMLRVDLEDFTGRRGFAQYSSFSVGSEAEGYKLQISGFTDGGAGDSMTHHNGMKFSTYDKDQDIDSRNCARLRLGAFWYRNCYYANPNGVYIGGEDSTIYAIGDVWYSWKNNANFGMKLITMKIKPVS; encoded by the exons ATG ATCACGGTGTTCGTCGTGGCTCTGCTTTCTGTTTTCACGATGTCTGTTGTCTCTGTTTGTGATGGATTCAAGCCGTTCGACTGTTCTGAAATATACAAATCAGGACAAACAGGCAGTGGGATTTACTCCATCTATCCAGCCGGCAACACTCCTGTCTGGGTTTACTGTCAGATGATTTCAGAAGGAAAAGTTCAAGACAATGGAGGATGGACG GTGTTTCAGAGACGATTGGATGGCAGGATTAACTTCTATCAGCCGTGGGAAGAGTACAAGAGAGGATTCGGGACCACCGAGGGGGAATACTGGCTGG ggCTGGAGAACCTCTACCAGCTGACACGCCACAAGAACTACATGCTGAGAGTGGATCTGGAGGACTTTACTGGACGGAGAGGTTTCGCTCAGTACTCGTCCTTCTCTGTGGGTTCTGAAGCTGAAGGGTATAAACTGCAGATTTCTGGCTTCACTGATGGTGGAGCAG GAGACTCGATGAcccaccacaatggaatgaagtTCAGCACCTATGACAAGGACCAAGACATCGATTCAAGGAATTGTGCCAGACTGCGGCTTGGAGCTTTTTGGTATCGAAACTGCTACTATGCAAATCCCAATGGTGTTTATATAGGTGGAGAAGACAGCACCATTTATGCAATTGGAGATGTTTGGTACAGCTGGAAGAACAACGCTAATTTTGGTATGAAACTCATCACCATGAAGATCAAACCTGTGTCTTAG